Proteins encoded together in one Sinorhizobium sp. B11 window:
- a CDS encoding glycoside hydrolase family 95 protein, with product MTDNLLWYNAPARLWTDALPLGNGRLGAMVFGDAVSERLQINESTFWAGGPYRPVNADAYGHLEDVRELIFAGRYAEAEAMAEEHLMARPIKQMSYQPVGDLHIDFLHSQTVGSYRRMLDLDTAIATTSYISDGITFFREAFVSPVDGVLVVRLSADRPGAIRCRISIDSPQRGQFVEQNGPELTFSGAGKAEWGIPAALRFAFGIRVVNIGGSVSSSSGILSAEGADELLILLDAATSFRRYDDVSGDADGIIAERLSKAARRSIESMRRDHITEHQRLFRSFTVDLGTTPAASQPTDRRIGGFAEGNDPALAALYVQFGRYLMIASSRPGAQPANLQGIWNEETDPPWGSKYTANINLQMNYWLPAPANLPECIEPLVEMAEELAETGSEMAEVHYRARGWVMHHNTDLWRATGPIDGAKWGLWPTGGAWLMAQLLDLSDYLDDAEGLRRRLFPVAKAAAEFIFDVLVPLPGTDYLVTNPSLSPENVHPRGASLCAGPAMDSQIIRDFLNLLRPLAVSIGGEDALVSTIDRVLPRLPPDRIGAAGQLQEWLEDWDMQVPEIHHRHVSHLYGLYPSWQIDMDRTPALAAAARRSLEIRGDDATGWGIGWRINLWARLRDGDHALDVVKMLISPERTYTNLFDAHPPFQIDGNFGGATGILEMLVQSRPGEIHLLPALPKAWPRGSVRGLRVRGGMLLDLDWENGRPVKIAISAARDIQTAIRFADGRFTITLAAGQTFMASKDDLFV from the coding sequence ATGACGGACAACCTTCTCTGGTACAATGCCCCTGCGCGGCTCTGGACGGATGCGCTACCGCTCGGCAATGGTCGGCTTGGTGCTATGGTCTTCGGCGACGCTGTTTCCGAACGACTGCAGATCAACGAGTCCACCTTCTGGGCCGGCGGGCCCTACCGGCCGGTCAATGCCGATGCCTATGGCCACCTGGAGGATGTACGGGAGCTGATCTTCGCAGGCCGCTACGCCGAAGCGGAAGCGATGGCCGAAGAACATCTGATGGCGCGGCCGATCAAGCAGATGTCGTACCAGCCGGTCGGCGATCTCCATATCGATTTCCTCCATTCGCAGACCGTCGGCAGCTATCGTCGCATGCTCGATCTCGATACGGCGATCGCCACGACTTCCTACATTTCCGATGGCATTACTTTCTTTCGCGAAGCCTTTGTTTCCCCAGTCGACGGTGTGCTTGTCGTACGCCTTTCGGCAGATCGGCCCGGAGCCATCAGATGCCGGATATCAATCGACAGTCCGCAGCGGGGACAATTCGTCGAGCAAAACGGCCCGGAACTCACTTTCTCCGGCGCCGGCAAGGCGGAATGGGGCATCCCCGCCGCCCTGCGCTTCGCCTTCGGCATCAGGGTGGTCAACATAGGAGGAAGTGTCAGCTCTTCCAGCGGCATACTATCCGCCGAGGGCGCCGACGAGCTGCTGATCCTGCTCGATGCAGCCACGAGTTTCCGCCGTTATGACGACGTCTCCGGCGACGCAGATGGCATAATTGCCGAACGCCTTTCGAAAGCCGCGCGCCGTAGCATCGAGAGCATGCGCCGTGACCATATCACCGAACATCAAAGGCTGTTTCGGAGCTTCACTGTCGATCTCGGCACGACACCGGCAGCTTCTCAGCCGACAGATCGTCGTATTGGTGGCTTTGCCGAAGGCAATGATCCCGCACTGGCTGCCCTTTATGTGCAGTTCGGCCGCTACCTGATGATCGCCTCATCGCGCCCTGGCGCCCAGCCGGCAAACCTGCAGGGCATCTGGAACGAGGAGACCGACCCGCCCTGGGGCAGCAAATATACTGCCAACATCAATCTGCAGATGAACTACTGGCTGCCGGCGCCTGCCAATCTGCCGGAATGTATCGAGCCTCTTGTCGAGATGGCGGAAGAGCTTGCCGAAACCGGCAGCGAGATGGCTGAGGTGCACTACCGCGCCCGCGGCTGGGTCATGCACCACAATACCGATCTCTGGCGTGCGACCGGTCCGATCGATGGTGCCAAATGGGGACTCTGGCCGACTGGTGGCGCCTGGCTTATGGCGCAACTGCTCGACCTCAGCGATTATCTTGATGACGCCGAAGGCTTACGCCGGCGGCTTTTCCCTGTTGCCAAGGCCGCTGCCGAGTTTATCTTCGATGTGCTGGTTCCTCTTCCGGGCACCGATTATCTGGTGACCAATCCTTCGCTCTCCCCGGAGAACGTCCATCCGCGTGGCGCCTCCCTATGTGCCGGGCCGGCCATGGATAGCCAGATCATCCGGGATTTCCTCAATCTGCTGCGCCCGCTCGCAGTCTCCATCGGCGGCGAAGACGCACTGGTCTCCACGATCGACCGCGTGTTGCCGCGCCTACCGCCCGACCGGATTGGTGCTGCCGGTCAGTTGCAGGAATGGCTTGAAGACTGGGATATGCAGGTACCGGAGATCCATCACCGCCATGTCTCGCATCTCTACGGCCTCTATCCGAGTTGGCAGATCGACATGGACAGGACGCCCGCGCTTGCCGCGGCGGCCCGCCGCTCACTTGAAATCCGCGGTGACGACGCGACGGGCTGGGGCATCGGCTGGCGCATCAATCTCTGGGCACGGCTTCGTGACGGCGATCATGCGCTCGATGTGGTCAAAATGCTGATCAGCCCCGAGCGGACCTATACCAATCTGTTCGACGCCCATCCGCCCTTCCAGATCGACGGCAATTTCGGTGGGGCCACCGGCATCCTGGAAATGCTGGTGCAGTCTCGCCCCGGCGAAATTCACCTACTCCCGGCCTTGCCCAAAGCCTGGCCACGCGGCTCAGTGCGCGGTTTGCGCGTGCGGGGTGGCATGCTTCTCGACCTCGACTGGGAGAATGGCAGGCCGGTGAAGATTGCGATTTCGGCAGCACGGGATATTCAGACCGCCATCCGTTTTGCGGACGGCAGGTTCACCATCACCCTTGCCGCTGGCCAGACTTTCATGGCGAGCAAGGACGACCTCTTCGTATAG